One window of Streptomyces sp. FIT100 genomic DNA carries:
- a CDS encoding NUDIX domain-containing protein, with product MQWTTSSEQTVYENRWFRVNLADVELPDGRHLDHFLIRLRPVAVATAVNEANEVLMLWRHRFITDSWGWELAAGVVEDGEDVEAAAAREMEEETGWRPGPLRHLLTVEPSNGLTDARHHLYWSEAATHIGHPEDDFESSRREWIPLKLVPDMIARGEVPAANMAAGLLMLHHLRLG from the coding sequence ATGCAGTGGACGACCTCAAGTGAACAAACTGTTTATGAGAACCGCTGGTTCAGGGTGAATCTCGCGGACGTGGAACTGCCCGACGGCCGGCACCTGGACCACTTCCTCATACGCCTCCGCCCGGTCGCCGTCGCGACCGCGGTCAACGAGGCCAACGAGGTCCTGATGCTCTGGCGGCACCGCTTCATCACCGACAGCTGGGGCTGGGAGCTCGCCGCCGGCGTCGTCGAGGACGGCGAGGACGTCGAGGCCGCCGCGGCGCGCGAGATGGAGGAGGAGACCGGCTGGCGGCCGGGGCCGCTGCGGCATCTGCTGACCGTCGAGCCGTCCAACGGGCTCACCGACGCCCGGCACCATCTCTACTGGTCGGAGGCGGCGACGCACATCGGGCATCCCGAGGACGACTTCGAGTCCTCGCGCCGCGAGTGGATCCCGCTCAAGCTGGTGCCGGACATGATCGCCCGCGGCGAGGTCCCGGCCGCCAACATGGCGGCCGGGCTGCTGATGCTGCACCATCTGCGGCTGGGCTGA
- a CDS encoding transcriptional regulator: MQPNTLLDALLDEAGISHAGLAAHVNQAGRGRGMALRYEHTAVARWLKGQRPRGQVPDLICEVLAARLHRVVTLDDIGLGIPGHSAPPYGSPLSGFVERATALWRSDEQQRPHLIGAPAVTGTPAVMPVWEWENPPEDADVSRTGRTRVSMADIKMLRAARAHYELMYRKAGGIATRSRIVGFLSTETAPLLRGAYGDALGRQLHRATGGLVAVAGICAYDSDAHGLAQRYFHQALRLAKASGDRGLGAYVIALLVNQALFMGEFRQSVAFAEAALRTAGRQITPALAADLYAMQAKAYAQLGDGGGALGCIRRAEEEAERIHPGHEPDETGYVQPGLVNVQVAEALLSLGDLTAAHEHAAAAAAIPAHDRGRVHRLGMLSQIELRRGEAERAARTAAEMAERARGMESQRLRDRLREVRRQLVDNGSVSAAEAAELIDGALRVPL; the protein is encoded by the coding sequence ATGCAGCCCAATACCCTGCTCGACGCCCTCCTCGACGAGGCGGGCATCTCCCACGCCGGCCTCGCCGCGCACGTCAACCAGGCCGGCCGCGGACGGGGCATGGCGCTCCGCTACGAACACACGGCCGTGGCCCGCTGGTTGAAGGGCCAGCGCCCCCGCGGCCAGGTGCCCGACCTGATCTGCGAGGTGCTCGCGGCCCGGCTGCACCGCGTCGTGACCCTCGACGACATCGGTCTGGGCATCCCCGGCCACAGTGCACCCCCGTACGGCTCCCCGCTCTCCGGCTTCGTCGAGCGCGCCACCGCGCTGTGGCGCTCCGACGAGCAGCAGCGCCCGCATCTCATCGGCGCCCCCGCGGTCACGGGCACGCCCGCCGTGATGCCCGTCTGGGAGTGGGAGAACCCGCCGGAGGACGCGGACGTCTCCCGCACCGGCAGGACCCGCGTCAGCATGGCCGACATCAAGATGCTGCGTGCCGCCCGCGCGCACTACGAGTTGATGTACCGCAAGGCCGGCGGCATCGCGACCCGCTCCCGGATCGTCGGCTTCCTGAGCACGGAGACGGCCCCGCTGCTCCGCGGCGCGTACGGCGACGCGCTCGGCCGCCAGCTCCACCGCGCCACCGGCGGCCTGGTCGCCGTCGCCGGTATCTGCGCGTACGACTCGGACGCGCACGGACTCGCCCAGCGCTACTTCCACCAGGCCCTGCGGCTCGCGAAGGCGAGCGGCGACCGGGGCCTCGGCGCGTATGTCATCGCCCTGCTGGTCAACCAGGCGCTGTTCATGGGGGAGTTCCGGCAGTCCGTCGCCTTCGCGGAGGCCGCGCTGCGGACCGCGGGGCGCCAGATCACCCCGGCGCTCGCCGCCGACCTGTACGCGATGCAGGCGAAGGCGTACGCCCAGCTCGGCGACGGCGGCGGCGCGCTGGGCTGCATCAGGCGCGCCGAGGAGGAGGCGGAGCGCATCCACCCCGGCCATGAGCCGGACGAGACGGGCTACGTTCAGCCCGGACTGGTGAATGTCCAGGTCGCGGAGGCGCTGCTGAGCCTCGGCGATCTGACCGCCGCCCATGAGCACGCCGCCGCGGCGGCCGCGATACCGGCCCATGACCGCGGCCGGGTCCACCGGCTGGGCATGCTCAGCCAGATCGAGCTGCGCCGGGGCGAGGCGGAGCGGGCCGCGCGTACCGCGGCGGAAATGGCCGAGCGGGCACGGGGAATGGAGTCCCAGCGGCTGCGCGACCGACTGCGGGAAGTGCGCCGGCAGCTCGTGGACAACGGATCGGTGAGCGCCGCGGAGGCGGCCGAACTCATCGATGGAGCCCTGCGCGTTCCCCTGTGA
- the pheT gene encoding phenylalanine--tRNA ligase subunit beta translates to MRVPLSWLREYVDLPVTETGRDVQTKLIAAGLEVETVEQLGAGLKGPLVVGRVLTIEELTEFKKPIRFCTVDVAQANGTGEPQEIICGARNFAVGDKVVVALPGAVLPGDFQIAERKTYGRMSRGMICSGDELGMGWGSPQAEGPGGGSHGIIVLPPEIEVGTDATELLELFDEVLDIAVTPDRGYCLSLRGVARETAIAYGLPLRDPALLDVPAPNSFGYGVQIADPIGCDRFTARTVVGLDPEARSPIWMQRRLQKAGMRPISLAVDITNYVMLELGQPLHAYDRTRLDGPIGVRRAQPGEKFTTLDGVKRVLDAEDLVITDNRGPIGLAGVMGGANTEIADSVTDPETGEVRGTTEVVIEAAHFAPVSIARTARRHKLASEASKRFERGVDPQAAAAAAQRTVDLLVLLAGGTAEAGVTEIIAPSAPRTVTMRADHPDRVAGVTYGRETVVRRLQEVGCDVYGQDELVVTVPSWRPDLHEPNDLAEEVIRLEGYENLPSTLPTPPSGRGLTARQRLHRRVGRALAGTGYVEALNYPFVSEQIFDQLGLEADDPRRTVVKLVNPISDEEPALRTTLLPGLLAALRRNQGRGSQDLALFETGLVFRPTGDETVAPVLLPVDRRPTDEEIATLNAALPRQPRRAATVLAGAREQTGWWGEGRPADWADAVESARAVAREAGVELTVRADRHAPWHPGRCAALYAVANGEETLVGHAGELHPRVIKALGLPERTCAMEVELDLLEQTGKGAIQAPRISTFPVATQDVALVVSSDVPAAEVEQALREGAGELLESLRLFDVFTGEQIGEGKKSLAYALRFRAPDRTLTVEEASAARDAAITLAESRVGATLRGA, encoded by the coding sequence ATGCGGGTCCCGCTTTCATGGCTGCGGGAGTACGTCGACCTGCCGGTGACGGAGACCGGCCGTGACGTACAGACCAAGCTCATCGCCGCCGGCCTCGAGGTCGAGACGGTCGAGCAGCTCGGCGCCGGGCTCAAGGGCCCGCTCGTCGTGGGCCGGGTGCTCACCATCGAGGAGCTCACCGAGTTCAAGAAGCCGATCCGCTTCTGCACCGTCGACGTGGCCCAGGCCAACGGGACGGGCGAGCCGCAGGAGATCATCTGCGGCGCGCGGAACTTCGCCGTCGGCGACAAGGTCGTCGTGGCGCTGCCCGGCGCGGTCCTGCCCGGCGACTTCCAGATCGCCGAGCGCAAGACCTACGGTCGGATGTCCCGCGGCATGATCTGCTCCGGCGACGAGCTCGGCATGGGCTGGGGGTCCCCCCAGGCCGAAGGCCCTGGGGGAGGCTCGCACGGCATCATCGTGCTGCCGCCCGAGATCGAGGTCGGCACCGACGCCACCGAGCTGCTTGAGCTGTTCGACGAGGTCCTCGACATCGCCGTCACGCCCGACCGCGGCTACTGCCTGTCGCTGCGCGGTGTCGCCCGCGAGACCGCGATCGCGTACGGGCTGCCGCTGCGCGACCCGGCGCTGCTCGACGTGCCCGCGCCCAACTCCTTCGGCTACGGGGTGCAGATCGCCGACCCGATCGGCTGCGACCGCTTCACCGCCCGCACCGTCGTGGGCCTCGACCCCGAGGCCCGTTCCCCGATCTGGATGCAGCGACGGCTCCAGAAGGCGGGCATGCGGCCGATCTCGCTCGCCGTCGACATCACCAACTACGTGATGCTGGAGCTCGGCCAGCCGCTGCACGCGTACGACCGGACCCGGCTCGACGGGCCGATCGGGGTGCGTCGCGCACAGCCCGGCGAGAAGTTCACCACCCTCGACGGCGTCAAGCGCGTCCTGGACGCCGAGGACCTGGTCATCACCGACAACCGCGGGCCGATCGGTCTCGCTGGCGTGATGGGCGGGGCCAACACCGAGATCGCCGACTCCGTCACCGACCCAGAGACCGGCGAGGTCCGCGGCACCACCGAGGTCGTCATCGAGGCCGCGCACTTCGCCCCGGTCTCCATCGCCCGCACCGCGCGCCGCCACAAGCTGGCCTCCGAGGCGTCCAAGCGCTTCGAGCGCGGCGTCGACCCGCAGGCCGCCGCCGCTGCCGCGCAGCGCACGGTCGACCTCCTGGTGCTGCTCGCGGGCGGTACGGCCGAGGCGGGGGTCACCGAGATCATCGCCCCGTCCGCGCCGCGCACCGTGACCATGCGCGCCGACCACCCCGACCGCGTCGCGGGCGTCACCTACGGCCGCGAGACCGTCGTACGCCGCCTCCAGGAGGTCGGCTGCGACGTCTACGGGCAGGACGAGCTCGTCGTCACCGTCCCGTCCTGGCGGCCCGACCTGCACGAGCCCAACGACCTCGCCGAGGAGGTCATCCGGCTGGAGGGCTACGAGAACCTGCCCTCCACGCTGCCCACGCCGCCGTCCGGCCGCGGGCTGACCGCCCGCCAGCGGCTGCACCGGCGGGTCGGCCGTGCGCTGGCCGGCACGGGGTACGTCGAGGCGCTGAACTACCCGTTCGTCAGCGAGCAGATCTTCGACCAGCTCGGCCTGGAGGCGGACGACCCGCGCCGCACCGTCGTCAAGCTGGTCAACCCGATCTCCGACGAGGAGCCGGCGCTGCGCACCACGCTGCTGCCCGGTCTGCTCGCCGCGCTGCGCCGCAACCAGGGCCGTGGCTCCCAGGACCTCGCCCTCTTCGAGACGGGTCTGGTCTTCCGGCCCACCGGTGACGAGACGGTCGCGCCGGTCCTGCTGCCGGTCGACCGCCGTCCCACGGACGAGGAGATCGCCACGCTGAACGCGGCGCTCCCGCGCCAGCCGCGCCGCGCCGCCACCGTGCTGGCGGGCGCGCGGGAGCAGACCGGCTGGTGGGGCGAGGGCCGCCCGGCAGACTGGGCCGACGCGGTGGAGTCCGCCCGTGCGGTCGCCCGTGAGGCCGGTGTCGAGCTCACCGTCCGCGCCGACCGGCACGCGCCGTGGCACCCCGGCCGCTGCGCCGCGCTCTACGCCGTCGCGAACGGCGAGGAGACGCTCGTCGGCCATGCGGGCGAACTGCACCCGCGCGTCATCAAGGCGCTCGGACTGCCGGAGCGCACCTGCGCGATGGAGGTGGAGCTGGACCTGCTGGAGCAGACCGGGAAGGGCGCGATCCAGGCGCCGCGGATCTCCACGTTCCCGGTGGCCACGCAGGACGTCGCGCTGGTCGTCTCCTCCGACGTCCCGGCCGCCGAGGTCGAGCAGGCGCTGCGTGAGGGCGCGGGCGAACTGCTGGAGTCGCTCCGGCTGTTCGACGTCTTCACCGGTGAGCAGATCGGCGAGGGCAAGAAGTCCCTGGCGTACGCGCTGCGCTTCCGCGCGCCGGACCGCACGCTGACCGTCGAGGAGGCATCCGCCGCCCGGGACGCGGCGATCACCCTCGCCGAGTCCCGCGTGGGCGCCACCCTCCGCGGGGCCTGA
- the pheS gene encoding phenylalanine--tRNA ligase subunit alpha — protein MSAPNKSYDPVEVEALKPEEIERMRDEALAAFAAAGDLAALHEAKIAQTGPSSPLALANREIGALPPHAKAEAGKRVGQARGAVNKALATRQAELEAERDTRVLVEEAVDVTLPYDRTPAGARHPLTTLSERIEDIFVAMGYEVAEGPEVESEWLNFDALNIAADHPARGEHDTFFVQGPEGGGADSGVVLRTHTSPVQVRSMLDREPPLYVICPGRVYRTDDLDATHTPVFHQVELLAVDEGLTMADLKGTLDHMVKALFGGEGMKTRLRPNFFPFTEPSAEMDMVCYVCRGESVGNPDRPCRTCSSEGWIELGGCGMVNPKVLIACGVDPEKYSGFAFGFGIERMLMFRHNVEDMRDMVEGDVRFTRPFGMEI, from the coding sequence ATGTCGGCACCCAATAAGTCCTACGACCCTGTCGAGGTCGAGGCACTGAAACCGGAAGAGATCGAGCGCATGCGGGACGAGGCGCTCGCCGCCTTCGCCGCGGCCGGTGACCTCGCAGCGCTCCACGAGGCGAAGATCGCGCAGACCGGCCCCTCCTCGCCGCTCGCGCTCGCCAACCGGGAGATCGGCGCCCTGCCGCCGCACGCCAAGGCGGAGGCAGGCAAGCGCGTCGGCCAGGCCCGGGGTGCCGTGAACAAGGCGCTCGCCACCCGCCAGGCCGAGCTGGAGGCGGAGCGCGACACGCGCGTGCTGGTCGAGGAGGCGGTGGACGTCACGCTGCCGTACGACCGCACTCCGGCGGGCGCCCGCCACCCGCTGACCACGCTCTCGGAGCGCATCGAGGACATCTTCGTCGCCATGGGCTACGAGGTCGCCGAAGGCCCCGAGGTCGAGTCCGAGTGGCTGAACTTCGACGCGCTGAACATCGCGGCCGACCACCCCGCCCGCGGCGAGCACGACACCTTCTTCGTGCAGGGCCCCGAGGGAGGCGGCGCGGACTCGGGCGTCGTGCTGCGCACGCACACCTCGCCCGTCCAGGTCCGCTCGATGCTCGACCGCGAGCCGCCGCTCTACGTGATCTGCCCCGGCCGCGTCTACCGCACCGACGACCTGGACGCCACCCACACCCCGGTGTTCCACCAGGTCGAGCTGCTCGCCGTCGACGAGGGCCTCACCATGGCCGATCTCAAGGGCACCCTGGACCACATGGTCAAGGCGCTCTTCGGCGGCGAGGGCATGAAGACCCGGCTGCGGCCGAACTTCTTCCCCTTCACCGAGCCGTCCGCCGAGATGGACATGGTCTGCTACGTGTGCCGCGGCGAGTCCGTCGGCAACCCGGACCGGCCCTGCCGCACCTGCTCCAGTGAGGGCTGGATCGAGCTCGGCGGCTGCGGAATGGTCAACCCGAAGGTGCTCATCGCCTGCGGTGTCGACCCGGAGAAGTACAGCGGATTCGCCTTCGGGTTCGGCATCGAGCGGATGCTGATGTTCCGCCACAACGTCGAGGACATGCGAGACATGGTCGAGGGTGACGTCCGGTTCACCCGGCCGTTCGGGATGGAGATCTGA
- a CDS encoding ATP-binding protein, with protein sequence MAVGQRRLSETEADTAARSARTGPVEPEPQPEPGPEPAAPGGRDTAVDPDDLPDGLVVADETGRVICFNTAAARITATPRAAALGRPLDQALPLEDLKGRRWWSLTDPYLGLATRTGQPERNLLLPGGREVLVSARYVRTTPTGPVHRVVVSLRGTEARRRTERSHAELIATVAHELRSPLTSVKGFTATLLAKWERFTDDQKRLMLETVDADAGRVTRLIAELLDISRIDSGRLEVRRQPVDIAAAVGRHIQAHTARGQSPDRFFVRIRHRLPQLWADPDKIDQVLGNLLENAVRHGEGTVTIDVAPAGDSDEKGTAVTVSDEGPGIPEESMGRVFTRFWRGSKRGGTGLGLYIVKGIVEAHGGTITVGRGPGGGAEFRFILPVAAPAYLS encoded by the coding sequence ATGGCTGTCGGCCAGAGAAGGCTGTCGGAGACCGAGGCGGACACGGCGGCGCGCAGCGCCCGCACCGGTCCCGTCGAGCCCGAGCCCCAGCCCGAGCCCGGTCCCGAGCCCGCGGCCCCGGGCGGACGCGACACCGCGGTCGATCCCGACGACCTCCCCGACGGTCTCGTCGTCGCCGACGAGACCGGCCGTGTGATCTGCTTCAACACCGCAGCTGCCCGGATCACCGCCACACCCCGCGCCGCGGCGCTCGGCCGCCCGCTCGACCAGGCTCTGCCCCTGGAGGACCTCAAGGGGCGCCGCTGGTGGAGCCTGACCGACCCCTACCTCGGCCTCGCCACCCGCACCGGCCAGCCCGAGCGCAATCTGCTGCTGCCCGGCGGGCGCGAGGTCCTCGTCTCCGCCCGTTACGTGCGCACGACCCCCACCGGGCCGGTGCACCGCGTCGTCGTCAGCCTGCGCGGCACCGAGGCCCGGCGCCGTACCGAGCGCAGCCACGCCGAGCTCATCGCCACCGTCGCCCACGAGCTGCGCTCCCCGCTCACCTCCGTCAAGGGCTTCACGGCCACCCTGCTCGCCAAGTGGGAGCGCTTCACGGACGACCAGAAGCGGCTGATGCTGGAGACCGTCGACGCCGACGCGGGCCGCGTCACCCGGCTCATCGCCGAGCTCCTCGACATCTCCCGGATCGACTCCGGCCGCCTGGAGGTGCGCCGCCAGCCCGTCGACATAGCCGCAGCCGTCGGCCGCCACATCCAGGCGCACACCGCACGCGGCCAGTCCCCCGACCGGTTCTTCGTCCGCATCCGGCACCGCCTCCCGCAGCTGTGGGCCGACCCCGACAAGATCGACCAGGTCCTCGGCAACCTGCTGGAAAATGCGGTGCGCCACGGCGAGGGAACCGTCACCATCGACGTGGCACCAGCAGGCGACAGCGACGAGAAGGGAACGGCCGTCACCGTGAGCGACGAGGGCCCCGGCATCCCCGAGGAGTCGATGGGCCGTGTCTTCACCCGCTTCTGGCGGGGCAGCAAGCGTGGCGGCACCGGCCTCGGGCTGTACATCGTGAAGGGCATCGTCGAGGCGCACGGCGGGACGATCACCGTCGGCCGCGGACCCGGCGGCGGCGCCGAGTTCCGATTTATCCTGCCCGTCGCCGCTCCGGCGTATCTCAGCTGA
- a CDS encoding RNA methyltransferase — translation MHTPELISPRSPRVVAARRLARRNFRSKDRRFIAEGPQAVREAVAHRGGDGQATLTELFTTVEAAERYAEIVDAARATGARVHYAADTVLAEVSQTVTPQGLVGVCRFLDSPFEEILTARPRLVAVLAHVRDPGNAGTVLRCADAAGADAVVLTDASVDLYNPKSVRASVGSLFHLPVAVGVPVEQAVGGLKAAGVRILAADGAGDDDLDDELDAGTMSGSTAWIFGNEAWGLPEETRALADAVVRVPIHGRAESLNLATAAAVCLYASARAQRRPGGCRAR, via the coding sequence ATGCACACCCCCGAGCTCATCTCCCCGCGGTCCCCGCGCGTCGTCGCCGCGCGGCGGCTGGCGCGGCGGAACTTCCGGTCGAAGGACCGGCGGTTCATCGCCGAGGGGCCGCAGGCCGTGCGGGAGGCCGTGGCGCACCGGGGCGGGGACGGGCAGGCGACCCTGACCGAGCTGTTCACCACCGTCGAGGCCGCCGAGCGGTACGCGGAGATCGTCGACGCCGCCCGCGCCACCGGCGCCCGGGTCCACTACGCCGCCGACACCGTGCTCGCCGAGGTCTCGCAGACGGTCACCCCTCAGGGGCTCGTCGGCGTCTGCCGGTTCCTCGACTCGCCGTTCGAGGAGATCCTGACGGCCAGGCCGCGCCTCGTCGCCGTGCTCGCGCACGTACGCGACCCCGGGAACGCCGGTACGGTGCTCCGCTGCGCGGACGCCGCGGGCGCCGACGCGGTCGTGCTCACCGACGCCTCCGTCGACCTGTACAACCCCAAGTCGGTGCGGGCTTCGGTCGGTTCGCTGTTCCATCTGCCGGTGGCCGTCGGCGTACCCGTCGAGCAGGCCGTCGGCGGACTGAAGGCGGCAGGGGTGCGGATCCTCGCCGCCGACGGCGCCGGGGACGACGACCTCGACGACGAGCTCGACGCCGGCACCATGAGCGGGTCCACCGCATGGATCTTCGGCAACGAGGCATGGGGCCTGCCCGAGGAGACCCGGGCGCTCGCGGACGCGGTCGTGCGCGTCCCCATCCACGGCAGGGCCGAGAGTCTGAACCTCGCGACCGCCGCGGCCGTATGTCTCTACGCGTCCGCCCGCGCCCAGCGGCGCCCCGGCGGCTGCCGGGCGCGGTGA
- the rplT gene encoding 50S ribosomal protein L20 — MARVKRAVNAHKKRRAILEQASGYRGQRSRLYRKAKEQVTHSLVYNYNDRKKRKGDFRQLWIQRINAAARANGITYNRFIQGLKAANVEVDRKILAELAVNDAGAFAALVEVAQKALPADVNAPKAASAA; from the coding sequence GTGGCACGCGTCAAGCGGGCAGTCAACGCCCACAAGAAGCGCCGGGCGATCCTCGAGCAGGCCAGCGGCTACCGCGGTCAGCGGTCCCGCCTGTACCGCAAGGCGAAGGAGCAGGTCACCCACTCCCTCGTCTACAACTACAACGACCGCAAGAAGCGCAAGGGCGACTTCCGTCAGCTGTGGATCCAGCGCATCAACGCCGCTGCCCGCGCCAACGGCATCACCTACAACCGCTTCATCCAGGGTCTGAAGGCCGCCAACGTCGAGGTGGACCGCAAGATCCTCGCGGAGCTCGCCGTGAACGACGCCGGTGCGTTCGCCGCGCTCGTCGAGGTGGCGCAGAAGGCGCTGCCGGCGGACGTCAACGCGCCGAAGGCCGCGTCGGCGGCCTGA
- the rpmI gene encoding 50S ribosomal protein L35: MPKNKTHSGAKKRFKITGSGKVLRERAGKRHLLERKSSKLTRRLTGNAEMAPGDAAKIKKMLGI; this comes from the coding sequence ATGCCGAAGAACAAGACGCACAGCGGTGCCAAGAAGCGCTTCAAGATCACCGGCTCCGGCAAGGTGCTCCGTGAGCGCGCCGGCAAGCGCCACCTGCTCGAGCGCAAGTCGTCCAAGCTGACGCGTCGCCTCACCGGCAACGCCGAGATGGCCCCGGGTGACGCCGCCAAGATCAAGAAGATGCTGGGCATCTGA
- the infC gene encoding translation initiation factor IF-3 produces MHRCGWSQRNRRCAAVCQTAAWCYRGGSISTEPRINDRIRVPEVRLVGPSGEQVGIVPLAKALELAQEYDLDLVEVAASARPPVCKLMDYGKFKYESAMKAREARKNQAHTVIKEMKLRPKIDPHDYDTKKGHVVRFLKQGDKVKITIMFRGREQSRPELGYRLLQRLAEDVQDLGFVESNPKQDGRNMIMVLGPHKKKTEAMAEAREAQAARKAERQGQPAQAADSTGDPAEA; encoded by the coding sequence ATGCACCGGTGCGGTTGGTCCCAGAGAAACAGACGTTGCGCGGCTGTTTGCCAGACCGCCGCGTGGTGCTACCGAGGAGGATCCATCAGCACCGAGCCCCGCATCAACGACCGGATTCGCGTTCCCGAGGTGCGACTTGTCGGTCCCAGCGGCGAGCAGGTCGGGATTGTTCCGCTTGCCAAGGCCCTGGAGCTCGCGCAGGAATACGACCTGGACTTGGTCGAGGTCGCGGCTTCCGCGCGACCGCCGGTCTGCAAGCTCATGGACTACGGCAAGTTCAAGTACGAGTCGGCCATGAAGGCCCGTGAGGCGCGCAAGAACCAGGCGCACACGGTCATCAAGGAAATGAAGCTCCGGCCGAAGATCGACCCGCACGACTATGACACCAAGAAGGGTCACGTCGTCCGGTTCCTCAAGCAGGGCGACAAGGTCAAGATCACGATCATGTTCCGTGGTCGCGAGCAGTCCCGGCCGGAGCTCGGCTACCGGCTGCTGCAGCGGCTCGCGGAGGACGTCCAGGACCTCGGCTTCGTGGAGTCGAACCCGAAGCAGGACGGCCGCAACATGATCATGGTCCTCGGTCCGCACAAGAAGAAGACCGAGGCGATGGCCGAAGCCCGCGAGGCGCAGGCCGCCCGCAAGGCCGAGCGCCAGGGGCAGCCCGCCCAGGCGGCGGACTCCACCGGGGACCCCGCCGAGGCCTGA
- a CDS encoding DUF1844 domain-containing protein, producing MSDATPTPGTPTDKSPDFDAMTRDIAEVPAVEVIVTVAVNLMSAAAVKLGLTEDGEKHKDLDEARKLVHALAGLLDAGATEISSFHAAPLRDGLKSLQLAFREASVVPDEPGQGPGEKYTGPVFG from the coding sequence ATGAGTGACGCGACCCCCACGCCCGGCACCCCCACCGATAAATCCCCCGACTTCGACGCCATGACCCGCGACATCGCGGAGGTCCCGGCGGTCGAGGTGATCGTCACGGTCGCGGTCAACCTGATGAGCGCCGCCGCGGTCAAGCTCGGCCTGACCGAGGACGGCGAGAAGCACAAGGACCTCGACGAGGCCCGCAAGCTGGTCCATGCGCTGGCCGGGCTGCTCGACGCCGGAGCGACCGAGATCAGCTCCTTCCACGCGGCCCCGCTGCGCGACGGTCTCAAGTCGCTGCAGCTGGCCTTCCGCGAGGCGTCGGTCGTGCCGGACGAGCCGGGCCAGGGCCCGGGCGAGAAGTACACCGGCCCGGTCTTCGGCTGA
- a CDS encoding SseB family protein yields MALKNIPDPGFSDDDGTADPALTAALAAWAEDRTAEGPVLEALKGARLLVPVVAVLGEVEEDDAGGRAATNTGGGGRRGVRLRREKTSDMAVPTLTAGARRALPAFTSTESLARWDPEARPVAVPLHQALQAAAHEKADTLVLDLAGPVPYQLTGPALLALAEGRTNTEPLADPAVTRAVRSVVAAEPAVLRAHLGPGSADGTLALVLAPDAAPAEAAQRVARGLAADETLRARLVRGLDLALLPAGAVPPGEPLYVRP; encoded by the coding sequence GTGGCGCTCAAGAACATCCCGGACCCCGGTTTCTCCGACGACGACGGCACCGCCGACCCGGCCCTGACCGCGGCGCTCGCCGCCTGGGCCGAGGACCGGACCGCGGAGGGGCCGGTCCTGGAAGCGCTCAAGGGCGCCCGGCTCCTCGTGCCCGTCGTCGCCGTCCTGGGCGAGGTCGAGGAGGACGACGCGGGGGGCCGCGCAGCGACGAACACGGGTGGCGGGGGGAGACGGGGGGTCCGCTTGCGGCGTGAGAAGACGAGCGACATGGCCGTGCCCACGCTGACGGCGGGCGCGCGCCGCGCCCTGCCCGCCTTCACCTCGACGGAGTCGCTGGCCCGCTGGGACCCGGAGGCTCGGCCCGTCGCCGTACCGCTGCACCAGGCCCTCCAGGCCGCCGCGCACGAGAAGGCGGACACGCTCGTCCTGGACCTCGCGGGGCCGGTGCCGTACCAGCTCACCGGACCGGCCCTGCTCGCCCTCGCGGAGGGCCGCACCAACACGGAGCCGCTCGCCGACCCCGCCGTCACCCGGGCGGTACGGTCCGTCGTCGCCGCCGAGCCCGCCGTGCTCCGCGCCCACCTCGGCCCGGGCAGCGCCGACGGCACCCTCGCCCTGGTCCTCGCCCCGGACGCCGCCCCTGCCGAGGCGGCCCAGCGCGTCGCCCGGGGGCTCGCAGCGGACGAGACGCTGCGGGCCAGGCTCGTGCGCGGCCTCGACCTGGCGCTGCTGCCGGCCGGGGCCGTGCCTCCCGGCGAGCCCCTGTACGTACGGCCGTGA